In Corythoichthys intestinalis isolate RoL2023-P3 chromosome 4, ASM3026506v1, whole genome shotgun sequence, a genomic segment contains:
- the LOC130915332 gene encoding uncharacterized protein LOC130915332: protein MQASVSVTLETVPDRAVPWGRDLYTFVTSAAGHMMRTLQKPRKNRPSKRQVNHRRFLHNMIQRKFADIEAANRRLESALYLKEAKSSTTDHQDKRKDQSDNHEKQDTPSPVCSETAPPISPLFTPQLSPLFVEGPDDSPNLTDWADIFDLFLDNDETAHHVDGSVTTHDDFVIPEPLPSLSSCQHDMRSSGGVAQSFWAPPCHASLNHIATPPYEDQLTFSDILMEAESLECTSFNTFSYQDLYTY, encoded by the exons ATGCAAGCATCCGTCTCAGTGACCCTGGAAACAGTGCCGGATCGGGCGGTTCCCTGGGGGCGGGACCTGTACACTTTTGTGACATCTGCAGCAGGTCACATGATGAGAACCCTCCAGAAGCCGCGCAAGAACCGCCCATCAAAGAGGCAGGTCAACCACCGGCGCTTCCTGCATAACATGATACAGAG AAAGTTTGCCGACATCGAGGCGGCCAATCGTCGACTGGAGTCCGCTCTCTACTTAAAGGAAGCAAAGTCGTCGACCACTGACCATCAGGACAAACGTAAAGACCAAAGtgacaaccatgagaaacaagaCACGCCCTCACCAGTCTGTTCTGAAACTGCCCCGCCCATCTCTCCATTGTTCACGCCACAGCTGTCGCCGTTGTTCGTCGAAGGCCCAGACGACTCTCCGAACTTGACCGACTGGGCGGACATCTTTGATCTTTTCTTGGACAACGACGAGACGGCGCACCACGTTGACGGGTCTGTCACAACTCACGACGATTTTGTCATTCCCGAGCCGCTTCCCAGCTTGTCCAGCTGCCAACACGATATGAGGTCATCAGGGGGCGTGGCTCAgtctttttgggccccgccttgcCACGCCTCCCTGAACCACATAGCCACGCCCCCTTATGAAGATCAACTGACGTTCAGCGACATCCTCATGGAAGCAGAGTCCCTGGAATGTACGTCTTTTAACACGTTTTCTTACCAAgatctttacacttattga